In Calothrix sp. PCC 7507, one DNA window encodes the following:
- a CDS encoding amidohydrolase has protein sequence MTFTIQNVLIAIEDGYTTVDVQIVDGKIAAIATHLDIVGTVIDGKNKLLLPGFFNAHTHSSEMWQRGIMSVLPLELWLAELYDFAPLDPEQVYLSALGTAVETLLSGGTSVVDHLVLIPGKELETIATAIKAYREVGIRAFVAPLIQDESITAGIPSGESAQTHEPYFRSTIATLEVIEEAVRQFHRPDEGVEILVAPTGIQLCSDALFTGCIALSDRYNLCRHSHLLETKAQERLAQEKYGCTAVEHLKRLGYLGDRTSLAHCVHLSDADIAILAQTQSTVVHNPLSNLRLGSGIAPILKYRQAGVNVAFGCDGASSNDSQDLLEAIKIGSILHNVTDLDYQHWITPRQSVEMAALGGAKGLNLADKLGSLTVGKQADLVLYDLTNLSLLPRTDPIGLLVLGRPTNVVDSAWVNGKQIVANAKVTTINVDELRQELFNRSQWDTQRKSQTVGQIEAHYRTVMGL, from the coding sequence ATGACCTTTACTATTCAGAATGTTTTAATCGCTATTGAGGACGGTTACACCACCGTAGATGTACAGATAGTGGATGGCAAAATTGCCGCTATTGCAACGCATCTAGACATTGTGGGTACTGTTATTGATGGTAAAAATAAGCTCCTGTTACCGGGATTTTTCAACGCCCACACCCATTCCTCAGAAATGTGGCAACGGGGAATCATGTCAGTTTTGCCTTTAGAGTTATGGCTAGCCGAACTGTATGATTTTGCGCCCCTCGATCCAGAACAGGTTTATCTCAGCGCTTTGGGAACAGCCGTAGAAACCCTCCTTTCCGGTGGTACGAGTGTGGTAGATCATCTGGTGTTAATTCCCGGAAAAGAATTAGAAACGATCGCCACCGCCATCAAAGCTTACCGAGAAGTAGGAATTCGCGCCTTTGTCGCCCCGCTAATTCAAGATGAATCGATTACCGCTGGTATCCCATCCGGGGAGTCAGCCCAAACTCATGAGCCTTATTTTCGTTCAACTATAGCCACCCTGGAAGTCATTGAAGAGGCGGTGAGACAGTTTCACCGCCCAGACGAGGGTGTGGAAATTTTAGTTGCCCCTACGGGCATACAATTGTGTTCAGATGCTTTGTTTACTGGGTGTATTGCGTTAAGCGATCGCTATAATTTGTGTCGTCACTCCCATCTACTCGAAACCAAAGCACAGGAAAGACTTGCCCAAGAAAAGTACGGTTGTACTGCTGTTGAACATTTAAAAAGACTTGGGTATTTGGGCGATCGGACTTCACTTGCCCATTGTGTCCATTTAAGTGATGCTGATATTGCCATCCTTGCCCAAACTCAATCTACAGTCGTTCACAATCCCTTAAGCAATTTGCGTTTAGGCAGTGGTATCGCCCCCATTTTAAAATATCGCCAAGCTGGGGTAAACGTCGCTTTTGGTTGTGATGGTGCTTCCAGTAATGACTCCCAAGACTTGCTAGAAGCCATCAAAATTGGTTCGATTTTGCACAACGTTACCGATTTAGATTATCAGCACTGGATTACACCTCGACAATCTGTAGAAATGGCAGCTTTAGGCGGTGCAAAAGGATTGAATTTAGCAGATAAACTCGGTTCTTTAACTGTTGGTAAACAAGCTGATTTAGTTCTTTACGACCTCACAAATTTATCATTACTCCCCCGCACAGACCCCATCGGTTTATTAGTTTTAGGTCGTCCGACAAACGTGGTTGATAGTGCTTGGGTGAATGGTAAACAAATTGTTGCTAATGCCAAAGTGACAACCATTAATGTTGATGAATTGCGGCAAGAATTATTTAACCGCAGTCAGTGGGATACTCAGCGTAAGTCTCAAACTGTGGGGCAGATTGAAGCGCATTATCGCACAGTTATGGGGTTATAA
- a CDS encoding cysteine hydrolase family protein → MDLPLRTLGVAPNAWRVNQAIADITRPQKTPQPVILTTDTKNLRLDLAKVAILVIDMQNDFCHPDGWLAHIGVDVTPARKPIEPLQNLLPELRAANVPVIWVNWANRPDLLNISAGVLHVYNPTGDGVGLGDRLPSNGAKVLMAGSWAAAVVDELPQLLEDIRVDKYRMSGFWDTPLDSILRNLGITTIFFAGVNADQCVLTTLCDANFLGYDCVLVKDCTATTSPDYCWLATLYNVQQCFGFVTDSQAILEALNRQ, encoded by the coding sequence ATGGATTTACCTTTGCGGACATTGGGAGTTGCACCAAATGCTTGGAGAGTGAATCAAGCGATCGCAGATATCACTCGTCCTCAAAAGACCCCACAACCCGTTATCTTAACAACAGATACTAAAAACCTGCGCCTAGACTTGGCAAAAGTAGCCATCCTCGTCATAGATATGCAAAACGACTTCTGTCACCCTGATGGCTGGTTGGCGCATATCGGCGTAGATGTCACCCCAGCCCGCAAGCCCATAGAACCTTTACAAAACTTACTTCCAGAACTCCGGGCGGCTAATGTGCCCGTAATTTGGGTAAATTGGGCAAATCGTCCCGACTTACTTAATATTAGTGCTGGCGTACTCCACGTTTATAATCCTACAGGTGACGGCGTGGGATTAGGCGATCGCTTACCCAGCAACGGTGCTAAAGTACTGATGGCGGGTAGCTGGGCGGCGGCGGTAGTAGACGAACTCCCACAGCTACTAGAAGATATTCGTGTGGATAAATACCGCATGAGTGGCTTTTGGGATACCCCCCTAGATAGCATCTTGCGGAACTTGGGAATAACGACAATATTTTTTGCTGGTGTCAATGCTGACCAATGTGTACTGACTACACTGTGTGACGCCAATTTTTTAGGCTACGACTGCGTATTAGTGAAAGACTGCACCGCCACCACCTCACCTGACTATTGTTGGCTGGCGACATTATATAACGTCCAACAATGCTTCGGTTTTGTCACCGACTCACAAGCGATTTTAGAAGCGCTAAATAGGCAATAG
- a CDS encoding cupin domain-containing protein: MSTTKCVIPVIKSPKDYQVYRISPHDSNRLAIIFDSTNANTSLTCCVEIFDVGGQTPPNRHQWAVEMFFVLKGEGIAICDGKKVAIKTGDSILVPPTGTHLIKNTGNSRLYTLTVMVPNEDFSELIRSGTRIELDAEDMAVLGRVDALMPV; this comes from the coding sequence ATGTCTACTACTAAATGTGTAATTCCTGTTATCAAATCTCCTAAAGATTACCAAGTTTACCGCATCAGTCCTCATGATTCTAACAGGTTAGCAATTATCTTTGATTCCACCAATGCTAATACTTCCCTGACTTGTTGTGTGGAAATTTTTGATGTGGGCGGACAAACACCACCAAATCGCCATCAATGGGCTGTAGAAATGTTTTTTGTTCTCAAAGGAGAAGGCATAGCTATTTGTGATGGTAAGAAAGTCGCTATTAAAACAGGAGATAGTATATTAGTACCTCCCACTGGCACGCACTTGATTAAAAATACAGGTAACTCTCGCTTATATACACTGACTGTGATGGTTCCTAACGAAGACTTTTCGGAACTAATTCGTAGTGGTACTCGCATAGAATTAGATGCAGAAGATATGGCAGTTTTGGGACGAGTAGATGCTTTAATGCCTGTGTGA
- a CDS encoding HNH endonuclease, which yields MSCVYISAELRRLVSDRTAHICKYCLYPEVDGLSCQVDHIISVKHGSATTINTRRRGSQLRSSTSKIQVRYRVSVTHATKLSDGEYFTQALKHLLVPKLPYLLHLILCEYHYELVPKSLR from the coding sequence ATGTCTTGTGTATATATTAGTGCAGAATTGCGGCGTTTAGTTAGCGATCGCACCGCCCATATATGCAAGTATTGTTTATATCCAGAAGTAGACGGCTTAAGCTGTCAAGTTGACCATATAATCAGTGTCAAACATGGCAGCGCTACAACAATTAATACTCGTCGGCGAGGCTCACAACTCCGTTCATCCACCTCAAAAATTCAGGTGCGTTATCGCGTTAGCGTAACGCACGCTACAAAGTTGAGTGATGGCGAATATTTCACACAGGCATTAAAGCATCTACTCGTCCCAAAACTGCCATATCTTCTGCATCTAATTCTATGCGAGTACCACTACGAATTAGTTCCGAAAAGTCTTCGTTAG
- a CDS encoding bifunctional serine/threonine-protein kinase/formylglycine-generating enzyme family protein yields MSILAGRYEISQTLGGGGFAVTYLARDILQPSKPLCVVKQLRPNQSNPRVIEFFEKEAAILERLGKHPQIPQLLAHFSQDQHLYIVQEFIEGQDLSREMIPGKRLSEGYATKLLQDVLEVLSFVHGQGVIHRDIKPQNLMRRQQDGRIFLIDFGAVKELGTLMVNTQGEVNSSVVIGTAGYMPNEQKNGKPCLGSDVYAVGMTIIQALTGILPFDLQEEPLTGEIIWQHQAQVSDHLAEVLTKMVRRHHSLRYAKAAEVLQAFTSPSSSPITPTVIVNSAKEAYLQEARLRAQQGQGNFSVFALRILESQRLELGLSADEAREINEQVLKPYREYEGKLEEYEQALIDAVKQQYPFNQAMQKDLQDYQQYLGLRDEDIAAIQARVFPQEPQPRPQSPPVIQRVVPQTPQPTPKSPLVIPVIPQTPQAKPKSPSVIQTQTFEFETATLTLKPGFLGIGKSWDINYGRGRAEYFIENPGNGFVLDMVAIPGGNFLMGSPDNEKGRRDSESPQHTVTIQPFFMGKFPVTQAQWRAVAAFGKVNIDLNPDPSYFKGANLPVEQVSWDDAVEFCDRISQHTGRIYRLPSEAEWEYACRGGTTTPFYCGETITTDLANYGTFMETTDVGKFPANAFGLFDMHGNVWEWCQDKWHGDYHEAPANGRAWLSKNNNEYRILRGGSWVSLPDNCRSANRNGYTFDNRCDNFGFRVVLVPSLYRKFESNLD; encoded by the coding sequence TTGAGTATACTGGCTGGGCGCTACGAAATTAGTCAGACGTTGGGTGGCGGGGGGTTTGCGGTTACTTACCTCGCTAGGGATATTTTGCAACCAAGCAAACCTTTGTGTGTCGTCAAGCAACTGCGTCCTAACCAGTCAAATCCCCGCGTTATTGAGTTCTTTGAAAAAGAAGCTGCGATCCTCGAAAGGCTAGGTAAACATCCGCAAATTCCCCAACTACTCGCCCATTTTAGCCAAGACCAACATCTTTACATAGTTCAGGAATTTATCGAAGGTCAAGACCTGAGTCGAGAAATGATTCCTGGTAAGCGGTTGAGTGAAGGTTATGCAACTAAGTTGTTGCAAGACGTTTTAGAAGTTTTATCTTTTGTTCATGGTCAAGGAGTCATTCACCGCGATATCAAACCCCAAAACCTCATGCGCCGACAGCAGGATGGTAGGATTTTCTTGATTGACTTTGGGGCAGTAAAAGAACTTGGGACATTGATGGTGAACACTCAAGGGGAAGTCAATTCCAGCGTAGTTATTGGTACTGCGGGATATATGCCCAATGAGCAAAAGAATGGTAAACCCTGTTTAGGTAGTGATGTCTATGCTGTGGGGATGACGATAATTCAAGCTTTGACAGGCATTTTACCTTTTGATTTACAAGAAGAACCGTTAACTGGTGAAATTATTTGGCAACACCAAGCACAAGTAAGTGACCATCTGGCGGAAGTTTTAACTAAAATGGTGCGTCGTCACCATAGTTTGCGCTATGCAAAAGCAGCTGAAGTACTGCAAGCTTTCACTTCACCTTCGTCATCGCCCATAACGCCTACAGTTATTGTTAACTCTGCCAAAGAAGCATACCTGCAAGAAGCCAGACTGCGCGCACAACAAGGACAGGGGAATTTTTCTGTCTTTGCATTGAGAATCCTGGAATCTCAGCGCCTGGAGTTGGGATTATCTGCGGATGAAGCCAGGGAAATTAACGAACAAGTCCTCAAACCCTATCGAGAGTATGAAGGCAAGTTAGAGGAATATGAACAGGCGTTAATTGACGCAGTTAAGCAACAATATCCTTTTAACCAGGCGATGCAAAAGGATTTGCAAGACTATCAGCAATATTTAGGACTACGGGATGAGGATATCGCGGCGATACAAGCACGGGTGTTTCCCCAAGAACCGCAGCCAAGGCCACAATCGCCCCCAGTTATCCAACGAGTTGTTCCTCAGACACCACAGCCAACACCAAAATCACCCCTAGTTATCCCGGTTATTCCTCAGACACCACAAGCAAAACCAAAATCGCCCTCAGTTATCCAAACTCAGACTTTTGAATTTGAAACCGCCACTTTAACGCTCAAACCAGGATTTTTGGGTATAGGAAAATCCTGGGACATTAACTATGGACGGGGACGCGCTGAGTATTTCATAGAAAACCCTGGTAATGGCTTCGTGTTGGATATGGTTGCAATTCCTGGCGGTAACTTTCTCATGGGTTCCCCAGACAATGAGAAAGGACGACGTGATTCTGAAAGTCCGCAGCATACCGTCACCATTCAACCCTTTTTCATGGGTAAATTTCCTGTCACCCAAGCTCAATGGCGAGCCGTTGCTGCTTTTGGTAAAGTAAATATTGATCTAAATCCCGACCCATCCTATTTTAAAGGTGCAAATCTACCTGTGGAACAAGTGTCTTGGGATGATGCGGTGGAGTTTTGCGATCGCATATCTCAACATACTGGGAGAATTTATCGCTTACCGAGTGAAGCTGAGTGGGAATATGCTTGTCGTGGAGGAACGACTACCCCGTTTTATTGTGGTGAAACAATTACAACAGATTTAGCGAATTACGGAACTTTTATGGAAACCACCGATGTAGGCAAATTTCCTGCCAACGCCTTTGGTTTGTTTGATATGCATGGTAATGTGTGGGAATGGTGTCAGGATAAATGGCACGGAGATTATCACGAAGCGCCAGCTAATGGTCGTGCTTGGTTAAGTAAAAATAATAATGAATATCGAATTTTGCGTGGCGGTTCTTGGGTAAGCCTCCCAGACAACTGCCGTAGCGCTAACCGCAATGGGTATACTTTCGACAACCGTTGTGATAATTTCGGTTTTCGTGTTGTTCTTGTTCCTTCCCTTTATCGAAAATTTGAGTCTAACTTAGATTAA
- a CDS encoding Uma2 family endonuclease: MVLQIPPIQKEPNVIWEPLPDDYILPDDPVENIQQRSLAAALTDALGSAGFILPEMLIGSNFGLVATINKKIIVKAPDWFYVPQVQSVAVDVIRRSYTQNLEGAAVAVVMEFLSDTEGGELSVRSTPPYGKLYFYERILKVPTYVTYDPYEPSLEVRCLQNEQYTLQQADTNGRFWIPELELFLGIWRGERLCQTTNWLRWWDREGNLLLWSQEKVEQERQRAEQERQRADILAAKLRELGIDPNTLS, translated from the coding sequence GTGGTTCTACAAATTCCACCCATTCAAAAAGAACCAAATGTTATTTGGGAACCACTCCCAGACGACTACATTTTACCTGATGATCCAGTAGAAAATATTCAACAACGATCTCTTGCTGCTGCACTCACCGATGCTTTAGGATCTGCCGGATTTATTCTACCTGAAATGTTGATTGGCTCCAATTTTGGACTCGTCGCCACAATCAACAAAAAAATTATTGTCAAAGCACCTGACTGGTTTTACGTCCCGCAAGTGCAGTCAGTAGCCGTTGATGTAATTCGTCGTAGTTACACCCAAAATTTAGAGGGTGCTGCTGTTGCGGTGGTGATGGAATTTCTTTCAGACACAGAAGGTGGAGAACTCTCAGTCCGCTCAACTCCACCCTATGGTAAGCTCTACTTCTACGAACGGATTTTGAAAGTTCCCACTTACGTCACCTACGACCCCTACGAACCTAGTCTAGAAGTGCGCTGTTTGCAAAATGAACAATACACATTGCAACAAGCAGATACCAATGGGCGTTTTTGGATTCCTGAGTTAGAGTTATTTCTCGGAATTTGGCGAGGTGAAAGATTATGCCAAACTACAAACTGGCTGCGGTGGTGGGATAGGGAAGGTAATTTGCTGTTATGGAGTCAAGAAAAGGTTGAACAGGAACGCCAACGTGCTGAACAAGAACGCCAGCGTGCTGATATATTAGCAGCTAAGTTACGCGAGCTAGGAATTGATCCTAATACCCTTTCTTGA
- a CDS encoding CocE/NonD family hydrolase has translation MYKVLPKQTASMHTRDGVRLDADVYRPDAEGEFPVLLMRQPYGRAIASTVVYAHPTWYAAHGYIVVIQDVRGRGTSGGEFQLFANEIADGEDTVNWAANLPNSNGKVGMYGFSYQGMTQLYAAAAKPHALKTICPAMIGYDLYTDWAYEGGAFCLQTNLAWAIQLATETARLRKDQTAYQALLTASHNLPVTNPEILQQLAPESFYHDWLAHPQPDSYWEELSPKRHLQAVDLPMFHIGGWFDTYLRGTLHLYKDMAARSLTSQHLLIGPWAHLPWARKVGEVDFGVKAMSPVDKMQIRWFDQFLKDVDTGLLQEQPVCLFEMGSNIWRSFPSVPTTNHKSYFLSTTGLASIREDSGTLISHAPYFDCAQYKCPIPHALDVLVHDPWRPVQALGGHAAIPGGIFERMHIDCRSDALTYTSEPLTENLHLAGDTIVEISCSADTPSYDLCAVLSEVYLDGRVYNLTQGYIHCRDSTNSVTKKIPLQMTCVRIAKGHALRLSLSAACFPAYAMNSGNGAVISSDDLLAAQIITLTVSCGGETHSQVLLPIITPA, from the coding sequence ATGTACAAAGTCCTTCCCAAACAAACCGCCTCTATGCACACTCGTGACGGTGTGCGCCTGGATGCAGATGTTTATCGCCCTGATGCTGAGGGTGAATTTCCGGTATTATTAATGCGACAACCCTATGGTAGAGCGATCGCATCTACGGTTGTTTACGCCCATCCTACTTGGTATGCTGCCCACGGTTACATCGTAGTCATTCAAGATGTCCGGGGAAGGGGAACATCTGGAGGCGAATTTCAGCTATTTGCTAATGAAATTGCTGATGGTGAAGACACCGTCAACTGGGCGGCAAATCTACCAAATAGTAATGGCAAAGTCGGCATGTATGGCTTTTCTTATCAAGGCATGACACAGCTATATGCCGCAGCCGCTAAACCACACGCTTTAAAGACAATTTGCCCGGCAATGATTGGCTATGATTTGTATACAGATTGGGCTTATGAAGGAGGTGCATTTTGTTTACAAACTAATCTTGCTTGGGCAATTCAATTAGCAACAGAAACTGCCCGATTACGAAAAGATCAAACAGCCTATCAAGCATTACTTACTGCGTCTCACAATCTACCTGTAACTAATCCCGAAATTCTCCAACAACTCGCCCCAGAATCGTTTTATCACGATTGGCTAGCTCATCCTCAACCAGATTCATATTGGGAAGAACTTTCACCCAAGCGCCACTTGCAAGCAGTCGATTTACCTATGTTTCATATTGGCGGATGGTTTGATACTTATTTGCGGGGGACTCTGCATTTATATAAAGATATGGCAGCCCGTAGCTTAACATCACAACATCTGTTAATTGGTCCGTGGGCACATTTACCTTGGGCACGTAAAGTTGGTGAAGTTGACTTTGGTGTCAAGGCGATGAGTCCTGTTGATAAAATGCAAATCCGCTGGTTTGATCAGTTTCTTAAAGATGTAGATACAGGTTTATTGCAAGAACAGCCTGTCTGTTTATTTGAGATGGGTAGTAATATTTGGCGCAGTTTTCCTAGTGTACCTACAACAAACCATAAATCATATTTCTTGTCAACCACCGGACTAGCCAGCATTCGCGAAGACTCCGGAACCCTTATTTCCCATGCCCCATACTTCGACTGCGCTCAGTACAAGTGCCCCATCCCCCATGCCCTAGATGTATTAGTTCACGACCCCTGGCGACCAGTGCAGGCATTGGGTGGTCATGCGGCAATTCCAGGGGGTATATTTGAGCGAATGCACATTGATTGTCGTTCTGATGCCTTAACTTATACTAGTGAACCATTGACAGAAAACTTACATTTAGCAGGAGATACCATAGTGGAAATCTCCTGTAGTGCTGATACACCTAGTTATGATTTATGTGCTGTGCTATCGGAAGTTTATCTTGATGGGCGGGTCTATAATTTGACTCAAGGTTACATTCATTGTCGAGATAGCACAAACTCTGTTACTAAAAAAATTCCCTTGCAAATGACTTGTGTACGGATTGCCAAAGGTCATGCTTTGCGTCTAAGTTTGAGTGCTGCGTGTTTTCCTGCCTACGCCATGAATTCCGGTAATGGCGCAGTAATTAGTAGCGACGATTTATTAGCTGCTCAGATTATCACACTAACAGTCAGTTGCGGTGGCGAGACTCATTCCCAAGTTTTGTTACCTATAATTACACCTGCTTAA